From the Leptolyngbyaceae cyanobacterium genome, one window contains:
- the ilvA gene encoding threonine ammonia-lyase, biosynthetic, translated as MFCDYLVQILTARVYDVAQETPLDYASNLSARLNNKILLKREDMQSVFSFKLRGAYNKMVNLPPDKLAQGVIAASAGNHAQGVALGASKLGTTAIIVMPVTTPQVKVDAVKARGGEVVLYGDTYDDAYAYARKLEAEKGLTFIHPFDDPHVIAGQGTIGMEILRQYQQPIHAIFVAIGGGGLISGIAAYVKRIRPEIKIIGVEPVDADAMYRSLKAGKRVRLPQVGLFADGVAVREVGEETFWLCQQYVDEIVLVDTDATCAAIKDVFEDTRSILEPAGALAIAGAKAYVEREQIEGKTLVAVACGANMNFDRLRFVAERAEFGERREAIFAVTIPEEAGSLRKFCECMGRRSLTEFNYRIADQKEAHIFVGLQIQNRADAVKMAENFEQCGFKTIDLTDDELTKLHLRHMVGGRSPLAHHEVLYRFEFPERPGALMKFVSSMSPNWNISVFHYRNNGSDYGRIVVGIQVPPDEMEEWQAFLDTLGYRYWDESNNLAYKLFLG; from the coding sequence ATGTTCTGCGACTACCTGGTTCAAATCCTCACCGCCCGTGTCTACGATGTTGCCCAAGAAACGCCTCTAGACTACGCCTCCAACCTCTCTGCACGGCTGAATAACAAAATTTTGCTCAAAAGAGAAGATATGCAGTCTGTCTTCTCCTTCAAGCTGCGGGGTGCTTATAACAAAATGGTGAATTTGCCGCCGGATAAGCTAGCACAGGGGGTAATTGCGGCATCGGCGGGAAATCACGCCCAAGGAGTTGCCCTGGGTGCGAGTAAACTGGGAACTACGGCAATTATTGTTATGCCTGTAACGACGCCGCAAGTTAAGGTGGATGCGGTGAAAGCGAGGGGAGGAGAGGTGGTATTGTATGGCGATACTTACGATGATGCCTACGCTTATGCTCGTAAACTGGAAGCAGAAAAAGGGTTAACTTTTATACATCCATTCGACGATCCTCATGTGATTGCCGGACAGGGTACGATCGGTATGGAAATTCTGCGCCAATATCAGCAACCGATTCATGCTATTTTTGTGGCGATCGGCGGTGGTGGATTGATTTCGGGAATTGCGGCGTATGTGAAGCGGATACGCCCGGAAATCAAGATTATCGGCGTAGAACCGGTGGATGCGGATGCCATGTATCGATCGCTAAAAGCTGGCAAACGGGTAAGATTACCGCAAGTGGGCTTATTTGCCGATGGTGTAGCAGTGCGGGAAGTGGGAGAAGAAACTTTCTGGCTGTGTCAGCAATACGTAGATGAAATCGTGCTAGTGGATACCGATGCTACCTGTGCGGCGATTAAAGACGTGTTTGAGGATACGCGATCGATCTTAGAACCAGCAGGTGCATTAGCGATCGCAGGTGCAAAAGCTTATGTTGAACGAGAACAAATTGAAGGAAAAACGCTAGTTGCAGTGGCTTGCGGTGCTAACATGAATTTCGATCGCCTCAGATTTGTTGCAGAAAGAGCAGAATTTGGCGAACGTCGCGAAGCCATCTTTGCAGTTACCATTCCCGAAGAAGCAGGTAGTCTTCGCAAATTTTGCGAATGTATGGGTAGACGTAGTTTAACCGAATTTAACTATCGGATTGCCGACCAAAAAGAAGCCCATATTTTCGTCGGCTTGCAAATTCAAAACCGCGCCGATGCAGTAAAAATGGCCGAAAATTTTGAGCAATGCGGTTTTAAAACGATCGATTTAACCGATGACGAACTAACCAAATTACATTTGCGTCACATGGTAGGCGGACGTTCTCCCCTTGCACACCATGAAGTACTTTATCGCTTTGAATTTCCCGAACGTCCCGGCGCATTAATGAAGTTCGTTAGTTCCATGAGCCCCAATTGGAATATCAGCGTATTTCACTATCGCAATAACGGTTCGGATTACGGAAGAATTGTCGTAGGAATTCAAGTACCACCCGATGAGATGGAAGAGTGGCAAGCATTTCTCGATACGCTGGGATATCGCTATTGGGATGAGAGTAATAATCTGGCTTATAAGTTGTTTTTGGGGTAG
- a CDS encoding acetyltransferase, whose amino-acid sequence MFLKQKQTGELIEVLRIEDVYNPCRTEIMGQYHAGEEMQDPEIFLKSELIFPSGEPLPVCWIDPHYTEKRQRPVAVMTVG is encoded by the coding sequence ATGTTTCTTAAACAGAAGCAAACCGGGGAATTAATTGAAGTGCTGAGGATCGAGGATGTTTATAATCCTTGTAGAACCGAGATCATGGGTCAATATCATGCTGGTGAAGAAATGCAAGACCCGGAAATCTTCCTCAAGTCAGAACTGATCTTTCCTTCTGGCGAACCTTTACCAGTTTGCTGGATCGACCCCCACTATACTGAAAAACGTCAGCGACCTGTTGCCGTAATGACAGTTGGATAA
- a CDS encoding Tudor-knot domain-containing protein translates to MEKSIIQLVDELPSDNITVKVLKAIDFLMPNQWNNLVGFDNTIRGITGETDSKVIQKIRDRAVILYHDPQKGYQAAIKLYQTIDKADAAMGTAALANKVGEKISFLSFLSNITPKADVTQAIDFVLKIAIEIIAFCKLNGIPQPNPQQFANAVANNYQDAALMRAIALVCIDGILPLGPDFLSKIQSIISGADASAVAQNPVFLAVNNSLPGASTADKFAFINQGFNSLQGWMNGLVAKTGVTPQSIISSLGNFIQIADDNLDFVAAFLDQTTNYYEHTGIQTVARNVILEAYTLVKEEIKEQPKSGANVSSVGKSDGDQYTVGQKVEVWDSDDEDWYEANIQKVKGNEYFVRYIGYGSSDDEWVDEEDVRFSDRTSSDDNGFAVSQKVKVWDDDEEDWYTATIQEIRSNQYFVHYLGYDSSYDEWVDLEEIC, encoded by the coding sequence ATGGAAAAATCCATTATTCAGTTAGTTGATGAGCTACCCAGTGACAATATTACTGTCAAAGTCTTAAAAGCGATCGATTTTTTAATGCCAAATCAATGGAACAATTTGGTGGGCTTTGATAATACTATTCGAGGGATTACCGGAGAAACGGATAGCAAAGTTATCCAGAAAATTCGCGATCGGGCCGTTATTTTATATCACGATCCTCAGAAAGGCTACCAAGCTGCAATCAAACTTTATCAAACGATCGATAAAGCCGATGCCGCAATGGGAACCGCAGCTTTAGCCAATAAAGTAGGTGAAAAAATCAGCTTTCTGTCTTTTTTAAGCAATATAACTCCTAAAGCAGATGTAACCCAAGCGATCGACTTCGTACTTAAAATTGCTATTGAAATCATTGCCTTCTGTAAACTAAACGGGATTCCTCAACCCAACCCGCAACAGTTTGCCAATGCTGTGGCTAACAATTATCAAGATGCAGCATTGATGCGTGCGATCGCCCTTGTTTGCATTGATGGAATTCTTCCGTTAGGGCCAGATTTTCTGAGCAAAATACAAAGTATTATTAGCGGTGCTGATGCTAGCGCAGTTGCTCAAAATCCGGTCTTCTTGGCTGTCAATAACTCCCTACCCGGAGCGAGTACCGCTGATAAATTTGCCTTTATCAATCAGGGTTTCAATTCATTGCAAGGCTGGATGAACGGTTTAGTAGCCAAAACCGGAGTAACTCCCCAATCGATTATTAGCAGTTTGGGCAATTTCATCCAGATTGCTGATGATAACTTAGACTTTGTAGCGGCATTTTTGGATCAAACTACTAATTATTACGAGCATACGGGAATTCAAACCGTTGCTCGCAACGTAATTTTAGAGGCTTATACTTTAGTTAAAGAAGAAATTAAAGAGCAGCCAAAATCTGGTGCAAACGTATCATCTGTTGGTAAGTCAGATGGAGATCAATATACGGTTGGTCAAAAGGTAGAAGTGTGGGATAGCGATGACGAAGATTGGTATGAAGCAAACATTCAAAAAGTAAAAGGAAACGAATACTTCGTTCGTTATATCGGTTACGGTTCATCTGACGATGAGTGGGTAGATGAAGAAGATGTGCGTTTTAGCGATCGCACTTCCTCAGACGACAATGGATTTGCAGTCAGCCAAAAAGTAAAAGTTTGGGATGACGATGAAGAAGATTGGTATACTGCAACCATTCAGGAAATCCGAAGTAATCAATACTTCGTGCATTACCTCGGTTACGATTCATCCTACGATGAATGGGTCGATCTGGAAGAAATTTGCTAA
- a CDS encoding addiction module toxin RelE produces the protein MFEIEFTDLAIEDLQWFKKHEQNVIIDGIEVNLSYQPTTETRNRKPLRPNNTAEWELRLGEYRVLYNVEELVSIVSIQRVAAKPGNKYIFQGEEGEL, from the coding sequence GTGTTTGAGATTGAGTTTACAGATCTAGCTATTGAGGATTTACAGTGGTTCAAAAAACACGAACAAAACGTAATTATTGATGGCATTGAAGTCAATCTTAGTTATCAACCAACAACTGAGACGCGCAACCGAAAACCCCTACGCCCAAATAATACGGCAGAATGGGAATTAAGGTTGGGCGAGTATCGCGTTTTGTACAACGTTGAGGAGTTAGTTAGTATTGTAAGTATCCAGCGCGTAGCTGCCAAGCCAGGAAACAAGTACATATTTCAAGGAGAAGAGGGGGAACTATGA
- a CDS encoding four-carbon acid sugar kinase family protein: MTSKPKIIVLDDDPTGSQTVHSCLLLTRWDVDTLRLGLTDSSPIFFVLTNTRALTPEEAATRTREVCHNLKIALEAEQVRDFLVVSRSDSTLRGHYPVETDVIAEEIGPFDAHFLVPAFFEGGRFTRDSIHYLIVNGVPTPVHETEFARDSVFGYHHSYLPKYVEEKTKGRIKAEEVERFLLTDIRAGSLDRLINLTGNQCGVVDGENQADLNKFAADILTAASQGKRFLFRSAASILTALAALPPQPIAAENMAQYVREGKPGAVIVGSHVKKTTEQLERLLQETGVVGIEVDVSHLLDDSESQRAALLSKILQQVHDVHSNGKTPVVYTSRQELQFKDTETRLQFGLAVSALLMDIVRGLPGDIGFLISKGGITSNDVVSTGLALTSARLLGQILAGCSMVRTPENHPQFPNLPVVLFPGNVGDADGLATVHRRLSAK; encoded by the coding sequence ATGACCAGCAAACCTAAAATTATTGTCCTCGATGATGACCCCACAGGTTCTCAAACCGTCCACAGTTGCTTGCTGCTAACACGCTGGGACGTTGACACCTTGCGTTTGGGGTTAACCGACTCTTCACCGATTTTCTTCGTACTGACAAATACAAGGGCACTTACCCCAGAAGAAGCAGCCACTCGCACTCGCGAAGTTTGCCACAACCTGAAAATCGCCTTAGAAGCAGAACAAGTGCGAGATTTCCTCGTTGTCAGTCGTTCTGACTCCACTTTGCGCGGACATTACCCAGTCGAAACCGATGTAATTGCCGAAGAAATCGGCCCATTTGACGCCCATTTTTTGGTTCCCGCCTTTTTTGAAGGCGGACGCTTTACCCGCGACAGCATCCATTATCTCATCGTCAACGGCGTACCAACCCCAGTTCACGAAACCGAATTTGCCCGCGATTCTGTATTCGGATACCATCACAGTTACCTGCCAAAATATGTCGAAGAAAAAACCAAAGGCAGAATTAAAGCTGAAGAGGTAGAGAGATTTTTACTAACAGATATTCGCGCTGGTAGTTTAGACAGATTGATTAACCTGACGGGTAATCAATGTGGCGTAGTCGATGGCGAAAATCAAGCAGATTTAAACAAATTTGCCGCAGATATTCTCACCGCCGCCAGTCAAGGAAAACGCTTTTTATTTCGCAGCGCCGCCAGTATTTTAACAGCTTTAGCTGCCCTACCTCCCCAACCGATTGCTGCCGAAAATATGGCACAATACGTGCGAGAAGGCAAACCCGGTGCGGTAATTGTCGGTTCTCACGTAAAAAAAACTACCGAACAATTAGAACGTTTGTTGCAAGAAACTGGAGTAGTGGGAATTGAGGTCGATGTCTCTCATTTATTAGATGATTCGGAATCCCAACGCGCTGCTTTGTTGTCAAAAATCCTGCAACAAGTTCATGACGTGCATAGCAATGGAAAAACTCCAGTAGTTTACACCAGTCGTCAAGAATTACAATTTAAGGATACCGAAACCCGCTTGCAATTTGGTTTGGCGGTTTCTGCTTTGTTGATGGATATCGTGCGAGGTTTACCTGGCGATATTGGATTTTTAATTAGCAAAGGCGGGATTACTTCAAATGATGTGGTAAGTACTGGTTTAGCATTAACATCAGCGCGATTGTTGGGGCAAATTTTAGCAGGTTGTTCGATGGTCAGAACTCCAGAAAATCATCCTCAGTTTCCCAATTTGCCAGTGGTTTTGTTTCCCGGAAATGTAGGTGATGCGGATGGTTTAGCAACCGTGCATCGACGACTTTCTGCAAAGTAA
- a CDS encoding metallophosphoesterase family protein, whose amino-acid sequence MEKIAIISDIHGNLPGLQAVMADIEACGCNRIICLGDLVDGGNYNNEVVRFIKDNQIPCVRGNHDEWNDLELAQDVREFINCLPVEIIELDTIYTHISPRVKKNNISNPIEAWNVFNELPYRIIFVGHVHVPLIFGEKCEKFGSSTVYQFNYGEPFQLNLEDRYVICPGSVGYGRDRIFKLRYVIYHKTENSIEFRAVDGALLPLGNW is encoded by the coding sequence ATGGAAAAAATCGCAATTATATCCGATATTCACGGAAATCTTCCCGGACTACAAGCAGTAATGGCAGACATAGAAGCTTGTGGATGTAACAGAATAATATGTTTGGGCGATCTAGTTGATGGTGGAAATTATAATAATGAAGTTGTAAGATTTATTAAAGATAATCAAATACCTTGCGTGCGTGGCAATCATGATGAATGGAACGATTTAGAATTAGCCCAAGATGTAAGAGAATTTATCAATTGTCTTCCTGTCGAGATAATCGAATTAGATACAATCTATACTCATATCTCGCCCAGAGTAAAGAAAAATAACATCAGCAATCCCATAGAGGCATGGAATGTATTTAATGAGCTACCTTATCGAATAATTTTTGTCGGTCATGTTCACGTTCCTCTAATTTTTGGTGAGAAATGTGAAAAATTCGGTTCATCGACAGTTTATCAATTCAATTATGGAGAACCGTTTCAACTAAATTTGGAAGACAGGTATGTAATTTGTCCTGGTTCTGTTGGTTACGGACGCGATCGCATTTTCAAATTACGATATGTCATTTATCACAAAACAGAGAATTCCATTGAATTTCGGGCAGTTGATGGCGCACTACTTCCCTTGGGAAATTGGTAA
- a CDS encoding transposase: protein MPNYRRLRIVGGTYFFTQVTYQRRNWLCCEMARQTLRSAINHMRQKYPFTIDALVLLPNHIHCIWTLPNDDMDYATRWRLIKTFVSKNLPREFEIDTQINASRQKRKERNLWQRRFWEHLIRDDIDFARHCDYIHYNPVKHGLCKKPKEWSFSSFHRFVAEGVYPEDWGVDMMPDVFDDADYE, encoded by the coding sequence ATGCCGAACTATAGAAGGCTTAGAATCGTTGGTGGTACTTACTTTTTCACGCAAGTAACTTATCAACGCCGTAATTGGTTATGCTGTGAAATGGCGCGTCAGACATTGCGATCGGCTATTAATCATATGCGTCAAAAATATCCTTTTACAATAGATGCTTTGGTTTTATTGCCTAATCACATTCACTGTATTTGGACTCTGCCAAACGATGATATGGATTATGCAACTCGTTGGCGACTCATTAAAACTTTTGTTAGTAAAAATTTGCCTAGAGAGTTTGAAATCGATACACAAATTAATGCTTCACGCCAAAAACGTAAAGAAAGAAACCTTTGGCAACGTAGATTTTGGGAACATTTAATTAGAGATGATATAGATTTTGCCAGACATTGCGATTATATTCATTACAATCCTGTTAAACATGGTTTGTGCAAAAAACCAAAGGAATGGTCTTTTTCAAGTTTTCATCGGTTTGTTGCTGAGGGTGTTTATCCAGAAGATTGGGGAGTAGATATGATGCCGGATGTTTTTGATGATGCAGATTATGAATAA
- a CDS encoding glycosyltransferase: MTISARPSLTLSPPPIELENKTVSLFIPNMDGGGAEKVMLHLARGFTERGIKTDLVLAKAEGAYLSNIPDEVRVIDLNSKSPVILYKTLNLIRYLQQEQPKFLLSALDLVSASTLARNLARVPTKVVMTVQTHLSQQLRDQHQGMGKVRPHLIKWFYPWADKITATSEGVARDVSYLTGVPLKDISVIYNPVVTPELVQKAKEPLDHPWFAPGEPPVILGVGRLVYQKDFATLIKAFSLIKKQMPARLMILGEGMDREKLEDLVRELDLENEVALPGFVENPYAYMAKASVFVLSSVYEGFGNVVAEAMAVGTPVVSTDCESGPGEILENGKLGYLVPVGDFEALAYATIATLNNPVSSQVLKQRSQTFSIPRIVDRYLEVLNSISPL; encoded by the coding sequence ATGACAATTTCTGCTAGACCTTCCCTAACCTTAAGCCCCCCGCCGATCGAATTAGAAAACAAGACCGTAAGCTTGTTTATTCCTAACATGGATGGTGGCGGTGCAGAAAAAGTTATGCTGCATCTGGCACGCGGTTTTACCGAACGAGGGATCAAAACCGATTTAGTATTAGCAAAAGCAGAAGGAGCCTATTTATCAAACATCCCCGATGAAGTAAGAGTAATCGATCTCAATTCAAAATCTCCAGTAATTTTGTATAAAACTCTTAACTTAATTCGCTACCTACAACAAGAACAACCAAAATTCCTACTATCTGCTCTCGATTTAGTGAGTGCTTCTACTTTGGCTCGGAATTTAGCTAGAGTACCGACCAAAGTAGTAATGACCGTGCAAACTCACCTTTCCCAACAACTGCGAGATCAACATCAAGGTATGGGAAAAGTTAGACCGCATTTAATTAAATGGTTTTATCCTTGGGCTGATAAAATTACTGCCACATCAGAAGGAGTGGCGCGGGATGTTTCTTATCTAACAGGTGTACCTTTAAAAGACATTTCAGTAATTTACAATCCAGTGGTAACGCCTGAGTTAGTTCAAAAAGCAAAAGAACCGCTCGATCACCCTTGGTTTGCACCAGGAGAACCACCCGTAATTTTAGGAGTAGGACGATTAGTATATCAAAAAGATTTTGCCACTTTAATCAAAGCTTTTAGTTTAATTAAAAAACAAATGCCAGCCCGATTGATGATTTTAGGTGAAGGCATGGACAGAGAAAAATTAGAAGATTTAGTAAGGGAATTGGATTTAGAAAATGAGGTGGCATTACCGGGATTTGTGGAAAATCCTTATGCTTATATGGCGAAAGCTTCTGTGTTTGTTTTGTCTTCAGTTTATGAAGGATTTGGCAACGTAGTAGCAGAGGCAATGGCAGTAGGAACTCCAGTAGTTTCAACCGATTGTGAAAGTGGCCCAGGCGAAATTTTGGAAAATGGCAAACTCGGTTATTTAGTGCCGGTGGGAGATTTTGAAGCTTTAGCATATGCTACTATTGCGACTCTTAATAATCCCGTCAGTTCGCAAGTATTGAAGCAACGTTCTCAAACTTTTTCTATTCCTAGAATAGTGGATCGATATCTAGAAGTTTTAAATAGTATTTCCCCACTGTAA
- a CDS encoding DNA adenine methylase codes for MLKVKQSSRIIKPFLKWAGGKTQLLEQLDNYFPQELVNGKIKRYIEPFIGSGAVFLHIAQSYQIDEFFISDINPELVLAYQTIQKNVEGLIIVLLDIENKYLSLNDEQRNKYYYQTRSNFNLGRKQINFTIYNQDWIERTAQIIFLNRTCFNGLFRVNSQGEFNVPVGKYKKPTICDQENLRAVAQILQKTKIYQGDFTECEKFVNQASLVYFDPPYRPISKTANFTGYSRHNFDDSEQLRLKEFFELLDKKGAKLILSNSDPKNEESNDNFFDYAYKAYNIKRVKAARSINSNAAKRGQINELIIMNFTK; via the coding sequence ATGTTAAAAGTAAAGCAAAGTTCCAGAATAATAAAACCCTTCTTGAAGTGGGCTGGTGGAAAAACACAACTCCTAGAACAGCTAGATAACTATTTTCCTCAAGAGTTGGTTAATGGTAAAATAAAAAGGTACATTGAACCTTTTATTGGCAGTGGAGCAGTTTTCTTGCATATTGCCCAGTCTTACCAAATAGATGAATTTTTTATTTCAGATATTAACCCAGAACTTGTGCTGGCTTACCAAACTATTCAGAAAAATGTAGAAGGTTTGATTATAGTTTTATTAGATATAGAAAACAAGTATTTGTCTCTCAATGATGAACAGAGAAACAAATATTATTATCAAACTAGATCCAACTTTAATTTGGGACGCAAACAGATAAATTTTACAATCTATAATCAGGATTGGATTGAGAGGACAGCGCAAATTATTTTTCTGAATCGTACTTGTTTTAATGGACTATTTCGCGTCAACTCCCAAGGTGAATTTAACGTGCCAGTTGGTAAATATAAAAAGCCGACTATTTGTGACCAGGAAAATTTGAGGGCAGTTGCTCAGATTCTTCAAAAAACGAAGATATATCAGGGGGATTTTACTGAGTGTGAAAAGTTTGTCAACCAAGCGTCTTTAGTTTATTTCGATCCTCCATATCGACCAATTAGTAAAACTGCGAATTTTACAGGGTATTCTCGACATAATTTTGATGATTCGGAGCAGTTGCGGTTAAAAGAGTTCTTTGAATTACTTGATAAAAAAGGCGCAAAGTTAATTTTAAGTAACTCCGATCCAAAAAATGAAGAGTCAAATGATAATTTTTTTGATTATGCTTATAAAGCATATAATATAAAAAGAGTAAAAGCTGCCCGTAGTATTAATAGTAATGCTGCTAAACGAGGGCAGATCAATGAACTAATAATTATGAACTTTACAAAGTAG
- a CDS encoding glycosyltransferase, with product MRTLSNSEQLDFPPEIETIPNRPLRILHILNDVRELGNGIINTTMDIAWGQAQLGHIVAVASGGGEYEKLLENSGIKHFNLNQKRTPISLFSAVFNLQKIIKEFRPDIVHCHMMTGIVLGKLLHGLGNYRLVSHIHNVHQGSSILMGLAERVIPVSEAVANYMSKKGISKDKMQVVKNLTLGSPRLPSLDLSIPANLAQPAIVTVAGMSQRKGIAELISAFELIADRFPQTHLYLVGDGPDRVTFERQAEASPFCDRIHFEGFQKNPQAYMQSAHIFVLASRRESFGIALLEARQTGCAIVASNIDGIPEALDDGKAGILVPPGDVKALAQAMENLLANPLEHEKWQRAARQNLEHFTVNNMVKEITAIYYQLFA from the coding sequence ATGCGTACTTTATCTAATTCCGAACAGCTTGATTTTCCCCCTGAAATTGAAACAATCCCAAACCGCCCTTTGCGGATACTTCACATTTTGAATGACGTGCGCGAATTGGGAAATGGCATTATCAATACAACGATGGATATCGCTTGGGGGCAAGCGCAACTAGGGCATATTGTAGCTGTAGCTTCTGGTGGCGGCGAATATGAAAAATTGTTAGAAAATTCAGGCATAAAGCACTTTAATTTAAATCAAAAACGAACACCAATATCTTTATTTAGTGCTGTTTTTAACTTACAAAAAATTATCAAAGAGTTTCGCCCAGACATCGTGCATTGTCACATGATGACGGGCATAGTTTTGGGTAAATTATTGCACGGTTTAGGAAACTACCGTCTGGTTTCTCATATTCATAATGTACATCAAGGTAGCTCAATATTGATGGGTTTAGCAGAACGGGTAATTCCTGTTAGCGAAGCAGTTGCCAATTATATGTCTAAAAAAGGCATATCAAAAGATAAAATGCAGGTAGTGAAAAACTTAACATTGGGTAGTCCTAGATTACCTTCTCTTGATTTATCAATTCCTGCTAATTTGGCGCAACCTGCGATAGTTACAGTAGCGGGAATGTCTCAACGCAAAGGAATTGCTGAATTGATTTCTGCTTTTGAATTGATTGCCGATCGCTTTCCCCAAACTCATCTATACTTAGTAGGTGACGGGCCCGATCGGGTAACTTTTGAAAGGCAAGCTGAGGCGTCACCATTTTGCGATCGCATTCATTTTGAGGGATTCCAAAAAAATCCCCAAGCTTATATGCAGTCTGCCCATATTTTTGTACTCGCCTCTCGTCGCGAATCTTTTGGCATTGCTTTGCTGGAGGCGCGACAAACTGGTTGTGCGATCGTTGCTAGTAATATAGATGGCATCCCAGAAGCATTAGATGACGGGAAGGCAGGAATTTTAGTACCCCCAGGCGATGTGAAAGCTTTAGCACAAGCAATGGAAAATCTGTTAGCTAATCCATTAGAGCATGAAAAGTGGCAAAGAGCAGCACGGCAAAATTTAGAACATTTCACAGTTAATAATATGGTAAAAGAAATTACAGCTATTTATTATCAACTTTTCGCATAA
- a CDS encoding helix-turn-helix transcriptional regulator has translation MTNDALKILHKMTAIDPEIEEMVRESSLNAELAQLIYNLRKQAGLTQAQLADRIDTKQSAIARLEDADYEGHSLSMLQKIARALNQRLEVKLVAISRT, from the coding sequence ATGACGAATGATGCACTAAAAATTCTTCACAAGATGACTGCGATCGATCCTGAAATAGAGGAAATGGTGAGAGAATCATCTCTTAATGCAGAGTTAGCACAGCTAATTTACAATCTAAGAAAGCAAGCTGGATTAACTCAAGCTCAACTTGCCGATCGCATTGATACAAAACAGTCAGCGATCGCGCGACTTGAGGATGCAGATTATGAAGGGCATTCGCTGTCAATGTTGCAAAAAATTGCACGGGCGCTGAATCAACGTTTGGAAGTTAAGTTGGTTGCGATCTCCCGTACCTAA
- a CDS encoding glycosyltransferase has translation MIVNNNSVSLFVPSLAGGGAERVAINLARGFAKRNLKVDLVLQSAVGSFITKVPDGVRIIDLKSPGIVPKLFALMRYLQEERPTVLFSILDNVNVATWAQRLTGVSTKVVVGVHNTFSQDFQGIKGKIKPYLVRYSYPLAGGIIAVSEGAAQDLSKMSGLPLKDIRIIYNPAITPELFEKAKEPLAHPWFTPGEPPVILGVGRLVYQKDFATLIKAFSLIKKQIPARLMILGEGIERPKLEKLIKELGLENEVALPGFVENPYTYMAKASVFVLSSIYEGFGNVVAEAMAVGTPVVSTNCESGPAEILENGKYGSLVPVGDFNKLADAIFHTLNNPRNSEILQMRSQAFSAEKVVEQYLEFVHGVP, from the coding sequence ATGATAGTAAACAATAATTCGGTAAGTTTGTTTGTTCCTTCTCTGGCTGGTGGCGGTGCGGAAAGAGTAGCGATCAACCTAGCACGAGGTTTTGCTAAACGTAACCTAAAAGTTGATTTAGTATTGCAATCAGCGGTAGGTTCTTTTATAACCAAAGTGCCAGATGGGGTGCGAATAATCGATCTGAAATCTCCTGGGATTGTACCGAAACTATTTGCTTTGATGCGCTACTTGCAGGAGGAACGCCCCACTGTTCTGTTCTCTATTTTGGATAACGTTAACGTAGCAACATGGGCGCAACGTTTGACTGGAGTTTCTACCAAAGTAGTTGTAGGGGTACACAATACTTTTTCTCAGGATTTTCAAGGAATCAAAGGAAAAATTAAACCGTACTTAGTGCGTTATTCCTATCCTTTAGCAGGTGGAATTATTGCCGTGTCAGAAGGGGCGGCTCAAGATTTGTCTAAAATGTCGGGTTTGCCTTTAAAAGATATCAGAATTATCTACAATCCCGCGATCACGCCTGAGTTATTTGAAAAAGCAAAAGAACCGCTCGCTCACCCTTGGTTTACACCGGGAGAACCTCCCGTTATTTTAGGAGTAGGACGGTTAGTATATCAAAAAGATTTTGCTACTTTAATCAAAGCTTTTAGTTTAATTAAAAAACAAATACCAGCCCGATTGATGATTTTAGGCGAAGGAATAGAAAGACCAAAGCTGGAAAAATTAATAAAAGAATTAGGCTTAGAAAATGAGGTGGCTTTACCGGGATTTGTGGAAAATCCTTATACTTATATGGCAAAAGCTTCTGTGTTTGTTTTATCGTCAATTTATGAAGGATTTGGCAATGTGGTAGCAGAGGCAATGGCAGTAGGAACTCCGGTAGTTTCTACCAATTGTGAAAGTGGGCCAGCCGAGATTTTGGAAAATGGTAAATATGGCTCTTTAGTGCCAGTGGGAGATTTTAATAAACTAGCAGATGCGATTTTTCATACTTTAAATAATCCCCGAAATTCAGAAATTTTGCAAATGCGATCGCAAGCTTTTTCAGCAGAGAAAGTAGTCGAGCAATATTTAGAATTTGTGCATGGTGTTCCCTAG